TTATGAAATGACGTCATAATTTCAGTATATAAACGAGTGTTAGGCTACGTAATTTAAACAGTCTAAAATCTAAGGCTTGTGGACAAGTATATAGCATGAAAGAGGATATGTATACAAACGTAGATGTGTGTCGGTTGCTGATTCCAAACAGAACCGATACACCCATTATGAAATCTTTTGATGTTGGAGAAGTTTTAAGTGATGTGTCTGCTAAATCCTCCAGAAATAGGCTTTTAGAACATCTGAAAAGCTCCAAATATGGGAAACTGAAATATGGTCAGCAggctaaatttcattttgagtGTCAACCTGGACATAAAACCTATGCAGCATCGGAAGAAGAATTTCAACTTAAAAAGTTAATCTTAGAAATTGAAGAAGTATTGAATGGATTAATCAGCAAGATTACTGAAGTGTTTTTGTTACATCAAAGAAAAAATCGTCTGCTTTTGGCTAGTGTCTCTTATATTAAGAAGGTCTGTGAAATTCAAGAAACAATACTTACTTGTTTACAAAGATTCCCAGAAAACGTTATGCAAGATCTAGATATGGTTATAGAGAATTTAAATAGTGTAATGGAAGCATGGTGTTTGGAAATGAATTCATTTGAGAGGGAGGCACCCAGCCAGAAATATTCCAGCAGTCTTCAGACGTCATACCCACTTTCAGATCTTACTTCAATACAAAACTCCTTCAATAGTTTGTCTAATCCACCTGCGCCCAGAAGTAATAAAGTTACCTACATTCTCTATTTCATATTGAATATAATCATGTCTCTTTTTAGCTGGGATACAGTCTGtaatgaaaaccaaaaagaacaaatgaacTTGGAGGCTATGGATGTTACAGAACaccaagaagaaaaaagaaaatatgagcTCTTTATGGAACAGATGATGGAAAATTTAAAGGATTTTATTGATTCTTCAGCCAAAATTACAAAGGAATTACGGTTATGTCACTTGGGCATGTTTTTTGGGTCACAAGTAACCCCCTTTTTAATCAAGTATAACGAAAGGAGATATGAAATGCTGCAGCTTATTTTAAGAGTCTCCATgtctgattttgaagaaatagaaATGAACACAGCAGTTTTGATTGTAGATGGCTTGGAAAATCTTGTTTCAGAGCTAGTTCAAGATATTGGCACGATTACTTTCAAAAATGAAGAGTTtgaagaaagaaatgaaaaaagagatGTTAAATTATTAAGTTGGAGAGTTCCAGTAGAAGTTCAAGAAACTCATGATGAATCTTTGATAGCAAGAaagttaaatttagaaaataaacaaaacgaaGAAATAAAGGACACATATGTGGTTGACCTGTCTCTTTGGGAAAGTTTTTATGCACAGAAAGCTCTTGAGAAAAGAGACGAACAGTCAAGAATATTTGCTGAGGCCAAGATTGACGATAAAATCCTCGCATTT
This region of Artemia franciscana unplaced genomic scaffold, ASM3288406v1 Scaffold_1158, whole genome shotgun sequence genomic DNA includes:
- the LOC136042347 gene encoding mRNA export factor GLE1-like, with product MKEDMYTNVDVCRLLIPNRTDTPIMKSFDVGEVLSDVSAKSSRNRLLEHLKSSKYGKLKYGQQAKFHFECQPGHKTYAASEEEFQLKKLILEIEEVLNGLISKITEVFLLHQRKNRLLLASVSYIKKVCEIQETILTCLQRFPENVMQDLDMVIENLNSVMEAWCLEMNSFEREAPSQKYSSSLQTSYPLSDLTSIQNSFNSLSNPPAPRSNKVTYILYFILNIIMSLFSWDTVCNENQKEQMNLEAMDVTEHQEEKRKYELFMEQMMENLKDFIDSSAKITKELRLCHLGMFFGSQVTPFLIKYNERRYEMLQLILRVSMSDFEEIEMNTAVLIVDGLENLVSELVQDIGTITFKNEEFEERNEKRDVKLLSWRVPVEVQETHDESLIARKLNLENKQNEEIKDTYVVDLSLWESFYAQKALEKRDEQSRIFAEAKIDDKILAFQTKMQEEEKRFAVECKHKEIEAKLRQEDLDRLEAEDLDRLELEAERRAFEFKEEYDKIWETLMVNFEADLMAKEAETFRRDNLQKEEEENMRIKDLQNAFATANIEVKTTDEEEMSARVPAMRVEKSRQRDSKTEAVILPQSRELFHRDLQEFLRKYEDKVLKLCEDRNTKHVRDNTKKFIQTILNTITPSDSRGFAEKLEKLKHLLSGKSVVDQTNKIFSIPDFLAPFAVLKLVEKFLKRGDLNGHETTLMCAKLITSLMSDFSEFEKVMLASFYKTCPYLVPFFPSKFEGQSKEDYYRCRGYHCEGGEIEEPNKFLKRMEAVSRLYFSLFVQPNQNVMPLLNAQEWISLILKTEPEVDVTATLLNVYLEVCYPRLLQLQSERTMELLTNLAERYLPRIKAVTPEGHGGPIQRLELLLEKNLKGQRR